The Nomia melanderi isolate GNS246 chromosome 3, iyNomMela1, whole genome shotgun sequence genomic interval tgtatattttaaattattatatattcttttatatttaactattatttatgtattgcaTGTATAAAAAGCGATTAGATAAAATAACAGTTTTGAAAGTAAGTATATATTTCAGGTAAAATTAagtgaaatacaaaaattcagtaaataatcctgtatattttattgaaatttataatctcGTTAAGATTTCATAGTTTAATTTGTATTGTAATAGATCAATAGCAACACGTGATCGCAAGTAATTCTGAAGCTATATAcaagatttttatttcatttattcaatgttccaaaagtttaaaattatatatatgtgtacacGTTTCCGTTACAGATCGATCGAGAGGGGCAAATTTGGGTTCTCTCGGATCGTTTACCGAGTTTCATGTATTCCCATTTGAACCCCGACGACTATAACTTCCGGATCCTCAAAGGTTCCGTGCGGGAGGCCATAAAGAATACCGCCTGCTCGATGGAGAGACCTCTTCCAGCAACAAATAAATCCCGCGAACCATCTTCAGAAGGAAATGTCAACTCGCTAACAATGTCTCAAACTTCTGGCTGTATCACGCATTCAGCATTCATCTATGTTCTGTTGCCTATCGTATTATTTTTCGTTTgacatatatttgaaaaaacgtTGTACCCTcttgtattttaataaagtgGTTGGATGTAAACGCTCTGAAACGACCTTCACCCGACAAGAATCTGAATTTCGAAGAACGTTAGCGTTCGTCTGTGAATAAATATAGATCGAAGTAAAAGTCGTATGGCAGGTGCTTTTCCTCTTAttagaaatatgtttattttacaaattctaCGTTTGACTTCGTGTACTGAAAACTGTTTGAATTTTCTATACCAGTTTAGAACTGGTACTGCTGCCAGCTCTCACGTCCAATTGACGACGCTGGGTCTAATGAGAACGCACTTAATAATGTGTaattatttccttctttcctctGCAGCTGCTACGCATCTAATACGCGATTACTCGTTAACACCTATTGTCTCTTTTTCTATAATCTGCTGATCCTGCTGATCTTCCTTCTTCCTTAAGATGTCGACGACGCCGCATCGTGGAGCTGCCATCAGCTGCAACGAATGTGCAACATGAAATATGCAATCTACTTATAAGAGAGAGAAAGTCactgaattttgtatttcaatcgGAAACAGAACAGTTTTGCTGATAGAAATGCGATGatttaatatattgataatatctTATAGATATTTCAAGTAGACAAAACAAAATGACGGATGATCATGATTGCTTTCACGAATAAAGAAATTTGAGAAATGAAATCGATTCCATAGAGCACAATTATAATGTTGGATATTTactattaagtttcgtataatgcatcgatacgtgagctgataaaacaactttgttccttaatttacgtgtaatttctcgtgaagttactttaaaaaaaatatcgtctaCATTTTATCCAAAAGAGTGTCGAGTATTTCTATTacaaaacttcggagtgcaaagggtcaatttaAGTAAGATCTATATAAGTCGGTAAGgatttagaaagaaataaagatatttGTGAAAACATGTTAGTTTGTTGCATGGAAatgtattagaaataaaatgagCACACCTTCAGCGTAGCGTTGTCCAGTTGTCCTGTAACTGGAATATTGCCGAATTTCTGTAAAGTTTTCACTGCTTCCGTTATAGCGCTTTCCTTGTAAAGCGCGTCCGAATCAGCGGTACCCCCTTCTAGGTAgccatattttttcataaaatccaTCTGCGCAATCATACAAAGATTAgtcaaatattattctatattttaatttatatattgttgcTTCTGCATTACGTACTCTATGTACCACCGTCTTAAAGGCATTTCTAAAGTTCACTAACCGAAcgtaatctataaatattaagtaataacCCGAAGACAACGTACACGACGGGGAATTATGATTCAcacgaagagaaatcacaagcgagatgaaaatattttacgtaaataAGGCTTCTCTTCCTTAATTGATCATTCTGTTGATTGATGCTCCAACAAAACTCCCGTAACACATAGATTATACTATTTTAAATacagattattatttaaaaatattcctagtgtataacaaagtattttcaaaaattagaaTGAACAACCAGATAGgtcaaaaatttattattcaaaaggCAACAAATGCTTCTctaagaagttattaaagaaattgattcattaATGCATAAACTGAGTAATAAATGATTCGAAATCTCAATAGAGGCATTTTTAAAGTTTCTAATAAAgtcaataaagaaaatgaaataaagtcaGTTTAGTGTAGTCTCTGTGTTGAATACAGCGacgtataaaatgaattatgtCGCAATTATTCTGTAACAATTTTTCAATGCAAAGTTA includes:
- the LOC116428142 gene encoding matrix metalloproteinase-2; the protein is MELLCVIFLCVAFIPGKHESAPVPSKGNGTSVSLSAMDFMKKYGYLEGGTADSDALYKESAITEAVKTLQKFGNIPVTGQLDNATLKLMAAPRCGVVDILRKKEDQQDQQIIEKETIGVNE